Genomic DNA from Bacteroidales bacterium:
GCAAGCGTTGATAATGAGTAATAATTATAAAAGCATTATCAGGGCGGCGAAGTTTGTTGACACCATTGGCAACAATTTTGAGTGCATCAATATCAAGCCCCGAATCCGTTTCATCAAGTATTGCCAGCGTCGGCTCCAGCATGGCCATCTGAAAAATCTCATTGCGTTTTTTTTCTCCACCGGAAAAGCCTTCGTTCACCGAACGGCTGGTAAGGTTAGAGTGTATTTCCACCATTTTTTTCTTTTCATCCATCATTTTCAGAAACTCTGATGCTGAAAGCTGCGGCAGGCCTTTGTATTTGCGGTGTTCATCCACCGCTGTTTTCATAAAATTTGTCATACTGACACCCGGAATTTCTACCGGATATTGAAACCCCAAAAAAATTCCCTCTCTCGAGCGGTCTTCGACAGGCACGGTTAACAGGTCTTTTCCCTTATATTTTACTTCACCTTCGGTAATTTCAAAAACATCACGACCTGCTATTACCGAAGCCAGTGTGCTTTTTCCGGTGCCGTTGGGGCCCATGATTGCGTGGACTTCTCCTGCGTTCACATTTAAGTCCAGCCCTTTTATAATTTTCTTATTATTAATAGAGACCTTAAGGTTTTTAATTTCGAGCAGAAGCATGGTGTTTTTATTTATTACGGAAATATTATAGGTTATTTTACAAATTGATAAAAAGTTAATTTCAAAAAGCTCATCATTTATTTTTCATCCCTTTAAGCAGTTTCAGCTTCGCTTCAAGCAGAGCGACTTCCTGTTTGGCTTTATTTATCTTGCTTTCAAATTCAGTTTTAAGTACCTGAGCGTTTTTAGAGTTTGCCAGAAAGCCAATGTTATTTTCCCAAAGGTTGATTTCGTTTTTAATAGCAGAAATTTTTGTTTCCAGTTGAAACCGTTCTTTTGAAAGCATCCTCCCCGCATCGGGGTCTCCCTGCAAAGATTCAATACGAGTTTTGTAGTGCAATGTGCTCATCTCCACGGAAGATATCTTCAATTTATCCATCAACTGATTTATTGTCTGCCGGTATTTTTCCTGCAGAATTTCTTTTACATCCATAGGCACATATCCTATTGTAACCCATTCTCTCTGAAAATTTTTCAGTGCTTCAAAATTTTCATTTTTATTATCGCTGAATTCAAAAGATAGCATACGCTCAAGCAAAGCCTCTTTCTTTTTCAGGTTTTCCTGTTCATTGCTCTGGATGTTTGAAAAATACTCAGATTTTCTTTTAAAAAAATCATCACAGGCAGCACGAAATCTTTTCCATACTTTTTCGGAATAGCGTTTTGGCGCAGGCCCGATTTTTTTCCACTCCTGTTGCAAATTTAATATTTCTGCGGTACTTTGTTTCCAGTTGCTGTTGTTAACAACCGCTTCGGCCTGCACACATAAACCCAGCTTCAGGTTGTAGTTTGTAATCTGCTGTTCTTTCAGCTGGCTAAAAAATTCATTTTTATTGTTGTAAAACAAGTTCACGGCACTCCGGAAACGTTCCCATATTTCATCGTTGAATTTTGCCGGTGTGCGGCCAATACTGTCCCATAATTCCTGCATTTCCAGAACTTCAGCTGTCTTTGCTTTCCAGTCATTGCCCGTGGCTATCTCTCCGGCATTTATTGCTTCCATTTTTTCACACAAAGCTGTTTTTGCAAGAAGGTTGGCCTCCTGTTCGCTCTGTAATTTGGAATAATATTCCCTTCGTGCCTGGTTTATTTTATCCGATACCGTTTTAAACCTTTCCCAAATCTCATCCTTCTTGTCCTGTGGAATTGGACCAATCTCTTTCCATTCATCATGATATTTTTGAAGAAGCTTGAACGATTTTGTAATTGATTTTTCGAATAGAAGCTCTTCAACTTTTTCGCATAAAAGTATCTTCTGCTCAAGGTTCTTTTTCAGGTCAAGGTCTTTAAGTTCTTTGCCTATTTTAACTTTTTCAAAAAACTTATCTACGAGGTAATGATAATTGTTCCATAAACTTTCTATTTCATTCCGTGGAACCTGCCCTATCTGCTTCCATTTCTCCTGAAGAATTTTAAATTCATCATAGGTTTTCTTAAGTGATTCTTCAGAACTAATAAGTTGTTTTATCTCTTCCAGTATTTGTTTCTTTTGTTCAAGGTTTTCAAGTTTAGCTCTTTCTTGCCGTGCATCGTCATGAACTTTTTTTTCTTTGTAAATATCAAAAGCATTTTTAAACCTTTCCTCAAGGGTATCGGCAGGTTGTATATAGTCCTCTTTATTGCCTCCATCGGCCAGGTATTTATCCATAGCTGCCTGTTTTTCGGCTTTGGTTCTTCTAAGATATACTACCTTGATGCCCGCGACACGTGCTTTAATTTTGCTTATTTCATTCGACTGAACAAGCTCTTCCAGCTTTGACACAAGTTCTTCTCTTGAAAGTTCAGTAAAATCTGTTTGAAGTTGTTCCTCGTGTTCCTCTTCCATATCAGTATCGGAAGCAACAAAATCAGCTTCATGAAGCAATCTGTCTTCAGGTTCGTTTTCTGGGACTTCTGTTGTTTTTTTTGCAGCTAATGCTTTTTTTGAAGGTAATTTCCTTGCTGCAATTTTTACGGATTTGCCTTCAGGGGCTTCGTTATCAACAGGTTTCGCCTCATTTTCATTGAAAGGTTCCTGCGTTACCTCTGCTGCATCATTTTTAATTTCGGGAATGTTTTTTTTACCGGTTCTTTTCTTCTGTTTAGTAGGTTCATTATCTGTTACATCATCTACAGCCGTAACTACAGAATTTTCAGTAATGTCCATACCATCAGCAGTTTTTTTGTTTACCACCTTTTCGGTTTTATGGGAAGATGTTTTTTCAGTT
This window encodes:
- the sufC gene encoding Fe-S cluster assembly ATPase SufC, encoding MLEIKNLKVSINNKKIIKGLDLNVNAGEVHAIMGPNGTGKSTLASVIAGRDVFEITEGEVKYKGKDLLTVPVEDRSREGIFLGFQYPVEIPGVSMTNFMKTAVDEHRKYKGLPQLSASEFLKMMDEKKKMVEIHSNLTSRSVNEGFSGGEKKRNEIFQMAMLEPTLAILDETDSGLDIDALKIVANGVNKLRRPDNAFIIITHYQRLLDYIIPDFVHVLFEGRIVKSGGKELALELEEKGYDWIKEEQEK
- a CDS encoding DUF349 domain-containing protein, encoding MSEQTEKTSSHKTEKVVNKKTADGMDITENSVVTAVDDVTDNEPTKQKKRTGKKNIPEIKNDAAEVTQEPFNENEAKPVDNEAPEGKSVKIAARKLPSKKALAAKKTTEVPENEPEDRLLHEADFVASDTDMEEEHEEQLQTDFTELSREELVSKLEELVQSNEISKIKARVAGIKVVYLRRTKAEKQAAMDKYLADGGNKEDYIQPADTLEERFKNAFDIYKEKKVHDDARQERAKLENLEQKKQILEEIKQLISSEESLKKTYDEFKILQEKWKQIGQVPRNEIESLWNNYHYLVDKFFEKVKIGKELKDLDLKKNLEQKILLCEKVEELLFEKSITKSFKLLQKYHDEWKEIGPIPQDKKDEIWERFKTVSDKINQARREYYSKLQSEQEANLLAKTALCEKMEAINAGEIATGNDWKAKTAEVLEMQELWDSIGRTPAKFNDEIWERFRSAVNLFYNNKNEFFSQLKEQQITNYNLKLGLCVQAEAVVNNSNWKQSTAEILNLQQEWKKIGPAPKRYSEKVWKRFRAACDDFFKRKSEYFSNIQSNEQENLKKKEALLERMLSFEFSDNKNENFEALKNFQREWVTIGYVPMDVKEILQEKYRQTINQLMDKLKISSVEMSTLHYKTRIESLQGDPDAGRMLSKERFQLETKISAIKNEINLWENNIGFLANSKNAQVLKTEFESKINKAKQEVALLEAKLKLLKGMKNK